From the genome of Candidatus Electrothrix communis, one region includes:
- a CDS encoding adenylosuccinate synthase — MLSDSDKELTVASVVVVGTQWGDEGKGKIVDLLTNHADYIVRFQGGNNAGHTLVVEGKKYVFHIIPSGILYEDKMCMIGNGVIVDPGVLLSEMDELSSKGLPVTPNRLMISENAHLIMPYHQMLDQAREAALSKGEKIGTTGRGIGPCYMDKVGRVGMKAGDLLDGQQFLDKLRSNVEEKNFYLTKQYNAEPASFDTIQEQFEAFAEKLTPFIGNVSMVLDKARKAGENILFEGAQGTQLDIDHGTYPFVTSSNTVAGNACIGSGFGPAHIDEVIGILKAYTTRVGEGPFPSELPEGDVVGDQLQTKGGEFGATTGRRRRCGWLDMVVANDAVRLNGLTGLAITKLDVLSGQPVMKIGTHYEVEGERYDCMPGNIRKTALAQPVYDEVAGWGEDISAVRDFDDLPQQAKDYVKRIEDMSGVAPVIVSVGPDRAETLLLRNPFEK, encoded by the coding sequence GTGTTATCAGATAGCGATAAGGAGTTGACCGTGGCCAGTGTCGTGGTGGTTGGAACCCAATGGGGTGACGAGGGGAAAGGGAAAATTGTTGATCTGCTGACCAATCATGCGGATTATATTGTTCGGTTCCAGGGCGGTAATAATGCCGGACATACCTTAGTTGTTGAAGGGAAAAAATACGTTTTTCATATTATCCCGTCTGGCATCCTGTATGAGGATAAAATGTGCATGATCGGCAACGGGGTGATTGTTGATCCCGGCGTCCTTCTTTCAGAGATGGATGAACTGAGCAGTAAGGGCTTGCCGGTAACACCGAATCGCCTAATGATCAGTGAAAATGCCCATCTCATCATGCCCTACCATCAGATGCTTGATCAGGCTCGCGAGGCTGCTCTCTCCAAGGGAGAAAAAATAGGGACCACCGGACGTGGCATCGGCCCTTGTTATATGGATAAGGTCGGGCGCGTGGGCATGAAGGCCGGTGATCTGCTTGATGGACAGCAGTTCCTGGACAAACTGCGCAGTAATGTGGAAGAAAAGAATTTTTACCTGACTAAGCAGTATAATGCCGAACCTGCCTCTTTTGACACAATTCAAGAGCAGTTCGAGGCCTTTGCCGAGAAGCTGACGCCGTTTATCGGTAATGTATCTATGGTCTTGGATAAAGCCAGGAAGGCCGGAGAAAACATCTTGTTTGAAGGTGCTCAGGGGACTCAGCTTGATATTGATCATGGAACCTACCCTTTTGTTACTTCTTCCAATACTGTTGCCGGTAATGCCTGCATCGGTTCGGGCTTCGGTCCTGCCCATATCGACGAGGTCATCGGCATCCTCAAGGCCTACACCACCCGAGTAGGCGAAGGACCTTTTCCTTCTGAACTGCCCGAGGGCGATGTGGTCGGTGATCAGTTGCAGACAAAAGGCGGAGAATTCGGGGCAACCACAGGGCGTCGTCGCCGGTGCGGTTGGCTGGACATGGTTGTTGCCAATGATGCGGTACGTTTGAACGGTCTGACCGGTTTGGCAATTACCAAGCTGGATGTTCTTTCGGGACAGCCTGTTATGAAGATCGGGACGCATTATGAGGTCGAAGGCGAACGCTATGACTGTATGCCCGGCAATATTCGAAAAACAGCCTTGGCGCAGCCGGTCTATGATGAAGTGGCGGGCTGGGGTGAGGATATCTCGGCTGTCCGCGATTTTGATGATTTGCCGCAGCAGGCCAAGGATTATGTCAAGCGGATTGAAGACATGTCCGGGGTTGCCCCGGTGATTGTTTCGGTCGGACCGGATCGGGCGGAAACCCTGTTGTTGCGCAACCCGTTTGAGAAATAA
- the rpoZ gene encoding DNA-directed RNA polymerase subunit omega encodes MARITVEDCLAQVGDDNRFALVHLAVERIRQHRKGEPYLLEGKNKEVVMTLREIAKGYVTFDNIKDLPAQRRAEEASERAGSSEKNNEAEQE; translated from the coding sequence ATGGCTCGTATTACCGTGGAAGACTGTCTTGCTCAGGTTGGTGATGATAACCGCTTTGCCTTGGTGCATCTTGCTGTTGAGCGTATTCGCCAGCATCGCAAAGGAGAACCGTACCTGTTGGAGGGGAAAAATAAAGAGGTCGTCATGACGTTGCGTGAAATTGCCAAGGGCTATGTGACCTTTGATAACATTAAGGATCTTCCTGCACAGCGTCGGGCCGAAGAAGCGTCTGAACGGGCTGGAAGCAGTGAGAAAAACAATGAAGCCGAGCAGGAATAA
- the dnaJ gene encoding molecular chaperone DnaJ: MSRDYYEILNVSRDADGDVIKKAYRKLAMKYHPDRNPDDKAAEDRFKEAAEAYEVLSDAQKRQVYDTYGHDGLKNTGYSGPGNASDIFSHINEMFGDMFGFGGGRGRQRDPNGPVQGNDLRYDLEISFMDAVHGVEKEVEISKPETCHTCEGSGARPGHQPQTCPTCQGRGQVIRSQGFFQVSSTCPQCRGAGQIVVEPCADCKGEGLLNKKKKVMLKIPAGVDTGARMRLSGEGEGGRRGGHAGDLYVIIHVQEHEYFLRDGRTIYLPYPVSMVKAALGCEVDVPTVNESAKLKIKAGTQSGERLTLRGEGVVGLRGGRPGDMIVEIQVQTPTGLTKKQKELLREFEEHCDQEEEGFFSKILHGHFKGKERDNA; this comes from the coding sequence ATGAGTAGAGATTATTATGAAATCCTGAATGTCTCTCGGGATGCTGACGGAGATGTCATAAAAAAAGCGTATCGCAAGCTTGCGATGAAATATCATCCTGATCGTAATCCGGATGATAAAGCGGCGGAAGATCGCTTCAAAGAAGCTGCTGAAGCATACGAAGTGCTCAGCGATGCGCAGAAACGGCAGGTTTACGATACCTACGGTCATGACGGGCTGAAGAATACCGGTTATTCTGGACCGGGCAATGCCAGTGATATCTTTTCACATATCAACGAGATGTTTGGTGATATGTTCGGATTCGGCGGAGGCCGGGGGCGACAGCGGGATCCCAACGGACCTGTTCAGGGAAATGATCTTCGTTATGATCTGGAAATCTCCTTCATGGACGCAGTGCATGGGGTTGAGAAAGAGGTCGAGATCAGCAAGCCTGAAACCTGTCATACCTGTGAGGGCTCTGGAGCCCGTCCTGGCCATCAGCCGCAGACCTGTCCGACCTGTCAGGGGCGGGGGCAGGTGATCCGTTCGCAGGGCTTTTTTCAAGTCAGCAGCACCTGTCCGCAATGTCGGGGTGCAGGGCAGATTGTGGTTGAACCCTGTGCGGATTGTAAGGGCGAAGGCCTGCTGAATAAGAAGAAAAAGGTCATGCTCAAGATTCCAGCCGGGGTTGACACTGGGGCCAGAATGCGTCTGAGCGGAGAGGGTGAAGGAGGCCGCCGAGGCGGGCATGCCGGGGACCTCTACGTGATCATTCATGTTCAGGAACATGAGTATTTTCTTCGTGATGGCCGGACGATCTATCTCCCTTACCCTGTTTCTATGGTCAAAGCGGCCTTGGGTTGCGAAGTTGATGTTCCCACTGTCAATGAAAGCGCTAAGCTGAAAATTAAGGCCGGGACCCAGTCGGGTGAACGGTTGACGCTTCGCGGTGAAGGCGTTGTCGGTCTGCGTGGAGGGCGTCCAGGAGATATGATTGTTGAAATCCAGGTCCAGACCCCTACAGGTTTGACTAAAAAGCAGAAGGAACTGCTCCGAGAATTTGAAGAACACTGCGACCAAGAAGAAGAAGGATTTTTTTCCAAGATATTGCACGGACATTTTAAAGGGAAGGAAAGGGATAATGCCTGA
- the moaC gene encoding cyclic pyranopterin monophosphate synthase MoaC has translation MTVVHKLTHFDAAGNARMVNVGLKDETERIAVAEGRITMTPTAYAMVRAGTMKKGDVLGVARIAGIMATKKVDTLIPLCHPLAITRADISFSFDDDKNAVGIETTVGIVGRTGVEMEALTAVSVAALTIYDMCKAVDKGMEISDIRLKRKSGGKSGDYSR, from the coding sequence ATGACCGTGGTACACAAATTGACCCATTTTGATGCTGCCGGGAATGCCCGCATGGTGAATGTCGGCCTCAAGGATGAGACCGAACGGATTGCTGTTGCTGAAGGGCGTATTACCATGACGCCCACCGCTTATGCGATGGTACGGGCAGGCACGATGAAAAAAGGTGACGTGCTCGGTGTAGCCAGAATAGCCGGTATAATGGCGACCAAAAAGGTCGACACCTTGATACCGCTCTGTCATCCCTTGGCTATCACCAGGGCGGATATATCCTTTTCCTTTGATGATGACAAGAATGCGGTCGGGATTGAGACTACAGTTGGTATTGTCGGGAGAACCGGCGTGGAAATGGAAGCATTAACAGCTGTTTCTGTCGCGGCTTTGACCATCTATGATATGTGTAAGGCCGTAGATAAGGGCATGGAAATTTCTGATATTCGTCTGAAGAGAAAAAGCGGCGGCAAAAGCGGTGATTACAGCCGGTAG
- the dksA gene encoding RNA polymerase-binding protein DksA: MEKEQLQEFREQLEAMRGEIISDVEQTLTDMVSQHGNIPDPNDRATIESDREFELRLRSRERKLLAKIELAIGRIDKGTYGVCADCEETIGLKRLQARPVATYCIDCKLEQERREKNLGK, translated from the coding sequence ATGGAAAAAGAACAACTGCAGGAATTCAGAGAGCAACTTGAGGCAATGCGTGGAGAGATTATCTCCGACGTTGAACAGACGCTCACGGATATGGTCAGCCAGCATGGCAACATTCCGGACCCTAATGATCGGGCGACTATTGAGTCGGATCGCGAGTTTGAATTGCGTCTGCGCAGCAGGGAGCGTAAGCTGCTGGCTAAAATAGAATTGGCTATCGGCAGGATTGATAAAGGGACCTATGGTGTCTGTGCGGACTGCGAGGAAACCATAGGGCTCAAGCGGTTACAGGCTCGACCGGTTGCAACCTACTGTATTGACTGCAAGCTTGAGCAGGAACGGCGGGAAAAAAACCTAGGAAAATAA
- the galT gene encoding galactose-1-phosphate uridylyltransferase yields MPELRKDPILGRWIIIARERSKRPTDFVVDTPVTGGGFCPLCPENEKTTPGEVLVYGRDPHRPSNTSGWKLRVVPNKYPALVIEGELEKQGEGLYDRMNGIGAHEVVIESPDHADQFSFLPHEQMILTFRAFQERIRDLSHDDRFVYVMVFKNNGRAAGASLEHTHSQLVALPVMPRMLAAELQGSKSYYAYKDRCVFCDIIRQEVQQDTRLVCENERFVTLAPFAPRTPFEMWILPKKHSSSYVSQDEDSLADLTQIFSETLRRLDACIPGIPYNFVLHTQPLQSGALDHYHWHFEIVPKLTNIAGFEWGTGFYINPMPPEDACRYLRQVEL; encoded by the coding sequence ATGCCTGAATTACGGAAGGATCCTATTCTCGGGCGTTGGATAATTATTGCCAGGGAGCGGAGTAAACGACCCACGGATTTTGTTGTTGATACTCCGGTAACCGGCGGCGGTTTCTGTCCCCTTTGTCCGGAAAACGAAAAGACTACGCCCGGTGAGGTCCTGGTCTATGGGCGTGATCCGCACAGACCGTCCAATACATCCGGTTGGAAACTCCGGGTTGTGCCCAATAAGTATCCTGCCTTGGTGATCGAAGGGGAACTTGAGAAGCAGGGAGAAGGGTTATATGATCGCATGAACGGGATCGGTGCCCATGAGGTTGTGATTGAAAGTCCTGATCATGCTGATCAGTTCAGTTTTCTCCCTCATGAGCAGATGATTCTCACCTTCAGGGCTTTTCAGGAGCGCATTCGGGACCTGTCCCATGATGATCGCTTCGTCTATGTGATGGTGTTTAAGAATAACGGCAGAGCAGCCGGAGCCTCTCTTGAACATACGCATTCCCAGCTGGTGGCCTTGCCCGTGATGCCGCGTATGCTGGCGGCCGAGCTTCAGGGAAGTAAGTCCTATTACGCCTACAAGGATCGTTGCGTTTTTTGTGACATTATTCGTCAGGAAGTGCAGCAGGATACACGTTTGGTTTGTGAAAACGAGCGCTTTGTTACTTTGGCCCCCTTTGCACCCCGCACACCCTTTGAGATGTGGATTTTACCGAAGAAGCATAGCTCGTCCTATGTGAGTCAGGATGAGGATTCTTTGGCTGACCTGACCCAGATTTTTTCCGAGACACTCAGGCGGCTTGATGCCTGTATTCCGGGAATTCCCTATAATTTTGTCCTTCATACCCAACCCCTTCAGTCTGGGGCGCTTGATCATTATCATTGGCATTTTGAAATTGTTCCTAAGCTGACCAATATTGCTGGATTTGAATGGGGAACGGGTTTTTATATCAATCCGATGCCTCCTGAGGATGCATGTCGGTATCTACGTCAGGTCGAACTGTAG
- a CDS encoding response regulator, with amino-acid sequence MRKKKVLLVDDEESILLLYSEEIEEEGFAVEVAHNGDQALEVFKASPPDLVILDINMPGMNGIEVLRQMKAVNADLPVILSSAYPEYKEDLGAWASDEYIVKSSNTDELKAAVHKYLD; translated from the coding sequence GTGAGAAAAAAAAAGGTACTGCTTGTTGATGACGAGGAGAGTATCCTCTTATTATACAGCGAGGAAATAGAGGAAGAAGGCTTTGCGGTTGAGGTTGCCCATAATGGTGATCAGGCCTTGGAAGTCTTTAAGGCATCACCACCGGATTTGGTGATTCTTGATATCAATATGCCGGGAATGAACGGCATTGAGGTGCTCCGCCAGATGAAGGCCGTTAACGCTGACCTGCCTGTGATCCTCAGTTCCGCATATCCGGAATATAAAGAAGATTTGGGAGCTTGGGCTTCAGACGAGTATATCGTCAAATCCTCCAACACAGACGAGCTGAAAGCCGCTGTTCATAAGTACCTCGACTAA
- a CDS encoding GTP cyclohydrolase, FolE2/MptA family: MKDIQNLQDDRRISIRKVGVKTISYPITVLDRQKKLQHTVATVDMYVNLPHRFKGTHMSRFVEILNRFHGKFDLHKFHLILQEMKDQLDAEAAHLEVRFPYFLELSAEDGSGMERYECRLHGSLQECDDLVMELNVPITLPKSMGRWGYAQVSVRFNEFIWLEDLISKVQQAIRAGSEWCASVESLCGHLGDTLKATSEISWFRVEVENLANGCSTFATVESTLS; encoded by the coding sequence ATGAAAGATATTCAGAACCTTCAGGATGATCGCCGAATCAGTATTCGCAAGGTCGGCGTAAAAACCATTTCCTACCCCATAACCGTACTGGACCGACAAAAGAAGCTGCAACATACTGTGGCCACAGTGGACATGTATGTGAACCTCCCGCATCGCTTTAAAGGGACGCATATGAGTCGTTTTGTCGAGATTCTGAATAGGTTCCACGGTAAATTTGATCTGCACAAGTTTCATCTGATTCTCCAGGAAATGAAGGATCAGCTTGATGCCGAGGCAGCCCACCTGGAAGTACGATTCCCCTATTTTCTTGAGCTCTCTGCTGAGGACGGCTCCGGTATGGAGCGCTATGAATGTCGTCTGCACGGTTCGTTGCAGGAATGCGATGATTTGGTCATGGAACTGAATGTGCCGATCACCTTGCCCAAATCCATGGGGCGTTGGGGTTATGCTCAGGTCTCTGTTCGCTTCAATGAATTTATTTGGCTTGAAGACCTGATCAGCAAGGTTCAGCAGGCCATCAGGGCGGGATCAGAATGGTGCGCATCTGTTGAGTCCCTGTGCGGGCACCTTGGTGATACCCTGAAAGCCACCTCGGAAATCAGCTGGTTCCGCGTTGAGGTAGAAAATCTTGCCAATGGCTGTTCCACCTTTGCCACGGTCGAAAGTACCCTTTCCTGA
- a CDS encoding NAD(P)H-dependent oxidoreductase, translating into MNKKVIILDGARESDKDLDSILTLLIDVLQHQYKAKTKIFTLRNIKINHCIGCFNCFFKTPGRCIHTDAGTDILQAIVNSNTVIFFTPIVFGGYSSELKKIIDRFLPVALPFFRKSHGETHHPPRYSTFPHIVGIGVHPAPDKKQEECFKILVGRNALNLPPSHYSAEVISSTKGSSEKLRNLFHALLSRTDKLPLRNTLSALVHKSSSIPKIPTGKRKALLIIGSPKKKHSSTSTVLGSYLLNILQQQNIETESLTLDESLMHCKAQHDLCLAVERADIILLACPLYVDSLPFLATKALEVISLHRKNVPTRDPKIILPIINSAFEPYQNRVALAICQNFASESGMLWAGGLAMGAGEALISGNSLTGFKGFRDSIRPPLFYVTRSLKATARALAKGEPVHENTVRLLAKKPAPLISSNVWHSLFIKAANRLIKKEAVSNGLTMQEIFEAPLAK; encoded by the coding sequence ATGAATAAAAAAGTTATTATTTTAGATGGAGCACGAGAGAGCGATAAAGACCTCGACTCAATACTTACCCTTCTGATCGATGTCCTCCAGCATCAATACAAAGCAAAAACAAAAATTTTTACATTACGTAACATCAAAATTAACCATTGCATCGGTTGCTTTAACTGTTTTTTCAAAACACCTGGAAGATGCATTCATACTGATGCAGGGACTGATATCCTTCAAGCGATCGTGAACAGCAATACGGTTATCTTCTTTACCCCTATAGTATTTGGAGGGTATTCATCTGAACTGAAAAAAATAATCGATCGTTTCCTGCCAGTGGCACTTCCTTTTTTCAGAAAATCACATGGGGAAACTCACCATCCACCGCGTTATTCAACCTTTCCGCATATAGTAGGAATCGGAGTGCATCCAGCCCCTGATAAAAAACAGGAAGAATGTTTCAAAATCCTTGTCGGACGTAACGCTCTCAACCTTCCGCCGTCGCACTACAGTGCTGAAGTAATAAGCAGCACCAAGGGCTCCTCGGAAAAACTCCGAAATCTTTTTCACGCGTTACTCTCCAGAACAGACAAGCTCCCCTTACGTAACACCTTATCTGCATTGGTTCATAAGTCTTCCTCAATACCGAAAATACCCACAGGAAAGCGTAAAGCCTTGCTCATTATAGGCAGTCCCAAAAAAAAACATAGCAGCACATCTACAGTGTTAGGAAGCTACCTGTTAAACATATTACAACAACAGAACATTGAAACAGAGTCACTGACTCTTGATGAAAGCCTGATGCACTGTAAGGCACAACATGATCTCTGTCTTGCAGTAGAGCGAGCAGACATAATACTGTTAGCTTGCCCTCTCTATGTTGACTCATTACCCTTTTTGGCAACCAAAGCACTCGAAGTGATATCCTTACACAGAAAAAATGTACCAACCAGAGATCCCAAAATAATTCTCCCCATTATTAACAGTGCCTTTGAACCATATCAGAACAGAGTAGCTCTTGCCATCTGCCAGAATTTTGCATCAGAGTCAGGTATGCTTTGGGCTGGAGGCCTTGCTATGGGTGCAGGAGAAGCACTTATCAGCGGAAACTCACTTACTGGATTCAAAGGATTCAGAGATTCTATTCGTCCCCCACTCTTTTACGTAACGCGTTCTCTGAAAGCAACAGCGAGGGCTCTAGCAAAGGGAGAACCGGTACACGAAAATACTGTTCGCCTCTTGGCTAAAAAACCAGCTCCTCTCATTTCATCTAACGTTTGGCATTCTCTCTTTATTAAAGCGGCAAACAGGTTGATCAAAAAGGAGGCTGTTAGCAATGGCCTAACGATGCAGGAAATATTTGAGGCTCCCCTGGCAAAATAA
- a CDS encoding NAD(P)H-dependent oxidoreductase, producing MSNLHTVILDGSLSEDVISEPILILLSEVLRQCGAGKVKTFKLRNIRLNHCIGCFDCWLKTPGQCVHNKDKGAEILQAILNSDRVVLFTPIVFGGYSSELKKVIDRLLPTVLPFFKKAHGETHHPPRYPDFPHIIGIGVHPAPDKDLSECFKALVGRNALNLPPSHYCAEVINSTKDSPKELRERFHALLSRTDKPPLSTELNAIFQNITPTVTAPTRNQRVLLITGSQKSNNISTSSVLGGYLIKKFKKQNFETESVNLQGALNDKQQRHLCLAVDRADTVLLASPLYFDSLPFLVTKAFEVIASHRKNVTNGRPKIFLAVINNGLPESYQNTVAFAICRNFALESGMLWAGGLAMGTGEGLISGKSPAGLKGFGSFKRPPLFYVLKALKMTASAVAKGYPVPEQAVQLIAKRPVPFISWDSWRTYVIKTSKRLLEEEAVKNGLRVEEMFKRPYKKNK from the coding sequence ATGTCCAACCTGCACACTGTCATTCTCGATGGTTCACTATCTGAGGATGTGATATCCGAACCCATCCTCATTCTCCTGTCCGAAGTACTGCGTCAATGCGGTGCAGGCAAAGTAAAAACCTTCAAGCTACGTAACATCAGGCTTAATCATTGTATCGGATGCTTTGACTGCTGGCTTAAAACCCCCGGGCAATGCGTTCATAACAAAGATAAAGGTGCTGAGATTCTTCAAGCGATTCTGAACAGCGACAGAGTCGTTCTGTTCACCCCTATAGTTTTTGGCGGCTATTCATCAGAACTGAAGAAAGTCATTGATCGCCTGCTGCCGACGGTACTCCCTTTTTTCAAAAAGGCACATGGGGAAACTCATCATCCACCGCGCTATCCGGATTTTCCTCATATTATAGGTATCGGAGTGCATCCTGCCCCCGATAAAGACCTCTCTGAATGTTTCAAAGCACTCGTCGGGCGCAACGCATTGAATCTTCCACCGTCGCATTACTGTGCTGAAGTGATAAACAGCACCAAGGATTCCCCTAAAGAACTTCGTGAGCGCTTTCACGCCTTACTCTCCAGAACAGACAAACCGCCTTTATCTACAGAATTAAACGCTATATTTCAAAATATCACCCCAACAGTAACGGCACCGACAAGAAACCAGAGGGTACTGCTCATTACGGGAAGCCAAAAATCTAACAATATCAGCACTTCATCTGTGCTAGGAGGATATTTGATAAAAAAATTTAAAAAACAAAATTTTGAAACTGAATCTGTGAATCTTCAAGGTGCCTTGAACGACAAACAACAACGTCATCTCTGCTTAGCTGTAGACCGAGCAGACACAGTCCTGTTAGCATCCCCTCTCTATTTCGACTCATTACCTTTTTTGGTAACAAAAGCATTCGAAGTGATAGCCTCACATAGGAAAAACGTAACAAATGGAAGGCCTAAAATATTTTTAGCTGTTATCAATAACGGACTTCCTGAATCATATCAGAATACCGTGGCATTTGCTATCTGCCGGAATTTTGCATTAGAGTCCGGTATGCTTTGGGCTGGAGGGCTTGCCATGGGCACAGGAGAAGGGCTGATCAGTGGAAAATCGCCTGCTGGACTCAAGGGGTTTGGCAGTTTTAAGCGTCCTCCGCTTTTTTATGTATTGAAAGCTTTGAAGATGACAGCCTCAGCGGTAGCAAAAGGATATCCGGTCCCTGAACAAGCTGTGCAACTCATAGCCAAAAGACCTGTACCCTTTATATCATGGGATAGCTGGCGTACTTATGTTATAAAAACCTCAAAAAGATTATTGGAAGAAGAGGCCGTGAAGAATGGTTTGAGAGTAGAGGAGATGTTCAAGCGCCCTTATAAAAAAAACAAGTGA